A genomic segment from Saprospiraceae bacterium encodes:
- a CDS encoding glutathione peroxidase, producing the protein MEQLYKSIHQFTVNDIEGNPVDLAQYKGKVLMIVNTASQCGFTPQLEDMDELYDEFREEGFEILAFPSNDFNGQEPLEGKAIQQFCQTKYEAAYPILEKVHVKGEAAHPIFQFLSKRSENGKVSSVPRWNFHKYLIDKEGMVQQFFYTFTKPNATKVKKAIRKLLEA; encoded by the coding sequence GTGGAACAACTTTATAAATCTATACACCAATTTACGGTTAACGATATCGAAGGCAACCCAGTCGATCTGGCCCAGTATAAGGGAAAAGTCCTGATGATTGTCAACACCGCTTCTCAATGTGGTTTTACACCTCAATTGGAAGATATGGATGAATTATACGATGAATTCCGGGAGGAAGGGTTTGAAATTTTGGCCTTCCCGTCCAACGATTTTAATGGGCAGGAGCCCTTGGAGGGTAAAGCTATTCAGCAATTTTGCCAAACCAAATACGAGGCCGCCTATCCGATTTTGGAAAAAGTACATGTAAAAGGCGAAGCGGCCCACCCTATATTCCAGTTTTTATCCAAGCGATCGGAAAATGGAAAAGTCAGCTCTGTTCCTCGTTGGAATTTTCATAAATACCTCATTGATAAAGAAGGAATGGTCCAGCAATTCTTTTATACCTTCACTAAACCCAACGCCACCAAGGTGAAAAAAGCGATTAGAAAATTACTAGAGGCGTAG
- a CDS encoding OmpA family protein, with translation MKTKTPFLLLLLSICFLKLNAQDQKQWTILFPFDEYVLNESAKAELDELVIFLETVVLGEVHLQGHTDAKGNNAYNQTLSTNRAIAVRDYLVAKGLEPEKIKTDWFGEEQPQADNESAVGRQRNRRVVVQLTYERLIVATPIVPEAPLEPEIETPVPITKAVPEDIRLKLDKSNTATFAYNCKGDIQITGQGGARLRIPEGVLVDCDELGKLEVKMKELTSKNDIVNSQASTYSGNQMLQSGGMVFFDITKDGRRVNMNGCLEVVVPGPKVEGMQPYYTSNTTNKAQIDWKKRKGEIRYDDFLQAYIMEICGEISGSFGVNADKPIDDGYKGKVLVKVKQLNGKFPGIAVENREGAITNLRRVTRKAFQTRKWAYYTFPVIENEPLTIIGTYSKHPFGSKSDKHYHLSQPVIYDAETGPLRLKRVGSLKHKGAYYVIKDFPTLKFEKGS, from the coding sequence ATGAAAACCAAAACTCCCTTTCTACTTCTTCTCCTTTCCATTTGTTTCCTAAAGCTAAACGCACAGGATCAAAAACAATGGACCATACTTTTTCCATTCGATGAATATGTTTTGAACGAATCAGCAAAGGCTGAATTGGATGAGCTTGTAATCTTCCTGGAAACGGTTGTATTGGGTGAGGTGCATTTGCAAGGGCATACAGATGCGAAGGGTAACAATGCCTATAACCAAACGCTTTCCACCAATAGAGCCATTGCGGTACGCGATTATTTAGTTGCTAAGGGCTTGGAACCTGAAAAAATAAAAACGGACTGGTTCGGAGAAGAACAGCCGCAGGCAGATAATGAATCAGCGGTAGGACGACAACGCAATAGACGGGTGGTGGTGCAACTGACTTATGAACGTTTAATTGTTGCTACTCCTATTGTCCCTGAAGCACCTTTGGAACCGGAAATCGAAACCCCAGTGCCTATCACTAAAGCTGTTCCAGAAGATATCAGGCTAAAGCTAGACAAAAGCAATACGGCTACCTTTGCCTATAATTGTAAGGGCGATATTCAAATTACAGGGCAAGGGGGAGCCAGGTTGCGCATTCCGGAAGGCGTGCTTGTCGATTGCGATGAGTTAGGGAAACTGGAAGTGAAAATGAAGGAACTCACCAGTAAAAATGATATTGTTAACTCCCAGGCTTCTACCTATTCGGGTAACCAAATGCTGCAATCGGGCGGTATGGTGTTTTTTGATATTACCAAAGATGGCCGCCGGGTCAATATGAATGGCTGCTTGGAGGTGGTGGTGCCAGGCCCCAAGGTGGAGGGAATGCAACCGTATTATACCTCCAACACGACCAATAAAGCGCAAATAGATTGGAAGAAAAGAAAGGGGGAAATTCGCTATGATGATTTTTTGCAAGCCTATATTATGGAAATTTGTGGGGAAATTAGTGGAAGTTTTGGCGTAAATGCAGACAAGCCGATTGATGATGGTTATAAAGGGAAGGTTTTGGTGAAGGTGAAGCAACTTAATGGGAAATTCCCTGGTATTGCTGTAGAAAACAGGGAGGGCGCAATTACCAACCTCCGCCGGGTTACGCGCAAAGCATTTCAAACTCGCAAATGGGCTTATTATACCTTCCCAGTTATTGAAAATGAACCGCTTACGATTATCGGTACCTATAGCAAACACCCTTTCGGTTCGAAGTCGGACAAACACTATCATTTAAGCCAACCTGTTATTTATGATGCCGAAACTGGGCCACTGCGCCTAAAGAGAGTTGGATCACTGAAGCATAAAGGTGCTTATTATGTTATTAAGGATTTCCCAACATTGAAATTCGAAAAAGGGAGCTAA
- a CDS encoding amidohydrolase family protein — MRKITGDLILPVTSAPLKDAVLVLDDTGKILQIDARSAHDPGSVEAYAGLIVPGFINTHCHLELSHMLGKVATGVGLLSFIRSVVSSREAVMEEVQGAITRADQEMWENGIVAVGDISNKIDTAAQKEKSPIRYYTFVEMFDFQQEAWAENTFQQYYEVYKGQSDGNGNRKSCVPHAPYSVSKSLFKKINEANEGEGTVSIHNQETPHEDALFLHGKSGFIELFSSFNIDMSAVKPTGKTAIHYALENMDPHQRTLFVHNTLTRVEDIQAAHAWSDKVYWATCANANLYIENKLPHYKDFLENNARMTIGTDSLTSNWQLSVLDEMKTIARYQSYIPFETLLQWATINGAQALGFEEDLGSLEIGKTPGINLLSMEMDLQLKADTQVTKLV, encoded by the coding sequence ATGCGTAAAATTACTGGCGACCTTATTCTGCCTGTTACTTCAGCACCATTAAAAGATGCCGTTCTCGTTTTAGACGACACAGGGAAAATCCTGCAAATTGATGCAAGAAGCGCGCATGATCCTGGGAGTGTTGAAGCTTATGCTGGGCTGATTGTTCCTGGGTTTATCAATACGCACTGTCATTTGGAACTCTCTCACATGTTGGGAAAGGTAGCAACAGGGGTTGGCTTACTCTCTTTTATTCGAAGTGTGGTCTCGTCACGGGAAGCTGTAATGGAAGAGGTGCAAGGGGCCATCACCAGGGCGGACCAGGAAATGTGGGAAAACGGCATTGTGGCCGTTGGAGATATTTCAAATAAAATAGATACGGCTGCTCAGAAGGAAAAAAGTCCCATCAGGTATTACACCTTCGTGGAAATGTTTGACTTTCAGCAGGAGGCCTGGGCCGAGAACACCTTTCAGCAGTATTACGAAGTCTACAAAGGACAAAGCGATGGCAATGGCAATCGTAAAAGTTGTGTGCCACATGCCCCGTATTCCGTTTCAAAAAGTTTGTTCAAGAAAATCAATGAGGCCAACGAAGGTGAAGGGACAGTGAGTATTCACAACCAGGAAACGCCCCATGAAGATGCACTTTTCCTACATGGAAAAAGTGGTTTTATTGAATTATTCTCTTCTTTTAATATTGATATGTCAGCCGTAAAACCTACCGGAAAAACGGCTATCCATTATGCCCTTGAAAACATGGACCCTCATCAGCGCACACTGTTTGTACACAACACCCTCACCAGGGTAGAAGATATACAAGCGGCCCATGCCTGGAGTGACAAGGTGTATTGGGCGACCTGCGCCAATGCCAATCTCTATATCGAAAATAAACTGCCACACTACAAAGATTTTTTGGAAAACAATGCCCGGATGACCATTGGTACCGATAGCCTAACCTCCAACTGGCAATTATCCGTGCTTGATGAAATGAAGACTATTGCGCGTTATCAATCCTATATCCCTTTTGAGACCCTCCTGCAGTGGGCGACGATCAACGGCGCCCAAGCCCTGGGTTTCGAAGAAGACCTCGGAAGCCTCGAAATCGGCAAAACGCCAGGCATTAACCTACTCAGCATGGAGATGGATTTGCAATTGAAAGCGGATACGCAGGTGACGAAGTTGGTGTAG
- a CDS encoding SDR family oxidoreductase has translation MIKTVSILGCGWLGLPLATQLVQLGYQVKGSTTTAEKTALLQAAGIMPFVFKVGEMIEGAPLDFFQADLLILNIPPGRRNPQVTTQHPKQVERIVHHAIQGGIQYLIFVSSSSVYGDTQSVVTEIDVPQPNTASGRALLQAEHFLQNHPSLQTTVLRMAGLFGPNRHPARFLAGKTGLKDADAPVNLVHLDDAMQAIHQVIRQNRWNTLYNICADEHPTRKAYYTQAALQIGLPAPQFVADDQPHYKIVSNQKAKTELGLDFKPLL, from the coding sequence ATGATAAAAACAGTCTCCATTCTTGGTTGCGGTTGGCTTGGCTTACCACTTGCTACTCAGTTGGTACAACTTGGGTACCAGGTTAAAGGCTCCACTACTACAGCTGAGAAAACTGCGCTCCTTCAGGCAGCAGGCATCATGCCATTTGTTTTTAAAGTAGGGGAAATGATTGAAGGTGCCCCTCTGGATTTTTTCCAAGCCGATTTGCTCATCCTCAATATTCCTCCCGGACGCCGCAACCCGCAGGTAACAACACAACACCCCAAGCAAGTTGAACGCATCGTCCACCATGCCATTCAGGGTGGCATTCAATACCTTATCTTTGTCAGTTCCTCTAGTGTATATGGCGATACCCAGTCGGTCGTAACCGAAATAGATGTGCCGCAACCCAATACGGCCTCAGGTCGTGCCCTATTACAAGCCGAACACTTCTTACAAAACCATCCCTCTCTCCAAACCACCGTGCTAAGAATGGCTGGCCTTTTTGGCCCCAATCGTCATCCCGCCCGCTTCCTGGCTGGCAAAACCGGGCTAAAGGATGCTGATGCCCCGGTGAATCTCGTCCACCTCGATGATGCCATGCAAGCCATCCATCAAGTGATCCGACAAAACAGATGGAATACCCTCTATAATATTTGCGCCGACGAACATCCTACCCGAAAAGCATATTATACCCAGGCAGCCCTGCAAATTGGCCTGCCCGCCCCGCAATTCGTCGCTGACGACCAGCCTCATTACAAGATTGTCTCCAATCAAAAAGCCAAAACGGAGTTGGGACTGGATTTTAAGCCATTGTTATAA
- a CDS encoding kelch repeat-containing protein, producing the protein MKRILYFVFFLSAVNVAIGQKAAPPTLHLEPVPGFFQTPVDGNMIQPTGVAVNSKGHVFAFNKGNRQLMEFDAQGQYVRSLGQGIFKDPHGLRIDNEDNIWTTDLVAHVVIKMNPEGRVLMVLGENGTSGLYNEARNMVLFFKPADIAFSRNGDIFVADGYGNHRVVKMDKTGKFIKTWGKQGPEEGNFNNPHNIVIDHQDRLYIADRHNARIQVFDTDGKFLKAWTNVGKPWGLAFSTERNLYMTEGDSEKVLKLDLEGNILGEFKAGSGTQEGQFRAAHGIAVGPGEELFVTEVLNWRVQKLVQHLEKGDWHRILTNNGSHRRHESAFVEVDGKFYALGGRNTRKVDIFDPKTDSWSQGADAPQEIHHFQAISYKGEIWIIGAFTGPYPKEEPIEFIHVYNPKTNRWRIGGKQPEGRERGAAGIAIYQDKFYLLCGNTEGHFTGHNKWFDEFDPATGQWKTLADAPHTRDHFQVAIIDGKLYAAGGRNTSAKTNHVMDLTVPEVDVYDFAKGSWSTLPSTANFPTLRAGTTAIVHGDQLIVMGGESGSQEPAHSEVEAYDVSDGKWHSLAPMLQGRHGTQAILYQGKMYIAGGASSRGGGPELRSIDCWDLEK; encoded by the coding sequence ATGAAAAGGATCCTTTACTTCGTCTTTTTTCTCTCGGCTGTAAATGTTGCTATTGGCCAAAAGGCCGCTCCTCCAACCCTCCATTTAGAGCCTGTGCCTGGCTTTTTCCAAACACCTGTTGATGGAAACATGATCCAGCCAACGGGGGTGGCCGTCAATTCCAAGGGACATGTTTTTGCCTTTAACAAGGGGAATCGACAACTCATGGAATTTGATGCGCAGGGCCAATATGTCCGTTCATTGGGACAAGGTATTTTCAAAGACCCCCACGGGCTTCGGATCGATAATGAAGACAATATCTGGACGACCGATTTGGTTGCTCACGTGGTCATTAAAATGAATCCCGAAGGGCGTGTCTTAATGGTGTTGGGTGAAAACGGGACAAGTGGCCTGTACAATGAAGCCCGCAACATGGTCCTGTTTTTCAAACCGGCAGACATTGCCTTTAGCCGAAACGGCGATATTTTTGTAGCAGATGGTTATGGCAACCACCGTGTCGTCAAAATGGATAAAACAGGAAAATTCATCAAAACCTGGGGCAAACAGGGTCCTGAAGAAGGCAATTTTAATAATCCACACAATATTGTCATCGATCACCAGGATCGCCTCTATATTGCAGATCGCCATAATGCCCGAATCCAGGTTTTTGATACAGATGGCAAATTTCTAAAAGCCTGGACCAATGTCGGCAAACCCTGGGGATTAGCTTTTAGCACAGAACGCAATTTATACATGACAGAGGGTGATTCCGAAAAAGTTCTTAAACTCGACTTAGAAGGTAATATTCTGGGAGAATTCAAAGCGGGTTCCGGGACCCAGGAGGGCCAATTTCGTGCAGCACATGGCATCGCCGTGGGCCCTGGCGAGGAATTGTTTGTCACAGAAGTGCTCAACTGGCGGGTGCAGAAACTGGTACAGCATTTGGAAAAAGGAGATTGGCATCGTATTTTAACCAACAATGGCTCTCATCGCCGTCATGAATCCGCTTTTGTGGAAGTAGATGGAAAATTCTACGCCCTTGGCGGACGCAATACCCGCAAAGTAGACATCTTTGACCCAAAGACCGATAGTTGGTCACAAGGTGCTGATGCACCACAGGAAATCCATCACTTCCAAGCCATCAGCTACAAAGGCGAAATTTGGATCATTGGTGCTTTCACCGGCCCCTACCCCAAGGAAGAACCCATCGAGTTCATCCATGTTTACAACCCCAAAACCAACAGATGGCGGATAGGTGGTAAACAACCGGAAGGAAGAGAAAGAGGTGCGGCAGGTATTGCCATTTATCAAGATAAATTTTACCTGCTTTGTGGCAATACAGAGGGGCATTTTACAGGCCACAACAAGTGGTTTGACGAATTTGACCCCGCCACCGGTCAATGGAAAACACTAGCAGATGCCCCTCATACCCGCGACCACTTTCAGGTGGCCATTATAGATGGTAAGCTCTACGCGGCTGGCGGCCGCAACACCTCTGCCAAAACCAACCACGTCATGGACCTGACCGTCCCAGAAGTGGATGTCTACGACTTTGCCAAGGGCAGCTGGAGTACCCTGCCTAGTACGGCTAACTTCCCCACCCTCCGCGCCGGCACAACGGCTATTGTCCACGGCGACCAGCTGATCGTAATGGGCGGAGAAAGTGGCAGCCAGGAACCAGCCCACAGCGAAGTGGAGGCTTACGATGTGTCCGATGGCAAATGGCATAGCCTTGCCCCTATGTTGCAAGGCAGACATGGTACCCAGGCAATTCTGTACCAGGGCAAAATGTATATTGCTGGCGGTGCCTCTAGTCGCGGTGGTGGCCCTGAGTTGAGAAGCATTGATTGCTGGGATTTGGAGAAATAA
- a CDS encoding MFS transporter, producing the protein MELKDARPTTILNDRKTINAWALFDWANSAFALVITVAIFPAYFTTVTPETVSVLGIEMSNSTLFAYAISASYLIIALFSPLLSGIADSGGKKKLFLQFFTMIGSLGCISLYFYDFGSPVALGVIGFMLGMIGFAGGLVFYNSYLPEIVTEDRYDSVSARGFSFGYIGSVILLIINLVIIQKPQWFGIGEEGTFAARLSFLMVGFWWIGFSIIPFRFLPADPKNKPQSGLLSKGLSELKKVWREVKQRKSIKAFLFSFFCYSAGVQTVLYLASIFAEKELNFDAGKLIQVVLLLQLVAIVGAYLFAKVSKWLGNIASIAIMLLIWVGICVFAYFVQTQAQFYLVAASVGMVMGGIQSLSRSTYSKLIPEGTTDTTSFFSFYDVLEKVAIIVGTFSFGFIEQITGSMRISVLVLALFFILSLLILTRVKMKS; encoded by the coding sequence ATGGAATTAAAAGATGCAAGACCAACGACGATTTTGAACGATAGGAAAACGATCAATGCTTGGGCTTTGTTTGATTGGGCGAATTCGGCCTTTGCACTGGTCATTACGGTGGCTATTTTTCCCGCCTATTTTACGACAGTTACGCCTGAAACAGTTTCTGTATTGGGAATTGAAATGTCGAATTCTACCCTTTTTGCCTACGCGATATCAGCTTCTTACCTGATTATTGCTTTGTTTTCTCCGTTGTTATCGGGCATCGCCGATTCTGGCGGGAAAAAGAAGTTGTTTCTCCAGTTTTTCACCATGATTGGTTCTCTGGGCTGTATTTCCTTGTATTTTTATGATTTTGGTAGCCCTGTAGCCTTGGGAGTGATCGGTTTTATGTTGGGTATGATTGGTTTTGCAGGGGGGCTGGTTTTTTACAATTCCTACCTGCCAGAGATTGTAACGGAAGACCGTTATGATAGTGTCAGCGCGCGAGGATTTTCTTTTGGATATATAGGCAGTGTCATCCTATTGATCATAAATTTGGTCATTATTCAAAAGCCGCAATGGTTTGGAATAGGGGAGGAAGGAACTTTTGCTGCCCGATTATCTTTTTTGATGGTGGGGTTCTGGTGGATCGGTTTTTCTATCATTCCCTTCAGGTTTTTGCCTGCGGATCCAAAAAATAAACCCCAGAGCGGGTTGCTTTCAAAGGGATTATCGGAGCTGAAAAAAGTTTGGCGAGAGGTAAAACAGCGCAAAAGCATCAAAGCTTTTCTTTTTTCCTTTTTTTGCTACAGTGCGGGGGTACAGACGGTACTATATTTGGCCTCTATATTTGCTGAAAAAGAATTAAACTTTGATGCAGGAAAACTTATTCAGGTCGTCCTCCTCTTGCAGTTGGTTGCCATTGTGGGAGCTTATTTATTTGCAAAAGTCTCAAAATGGTTAGGGAATATCGCCTCCATTGCCATTATGCTCCTCATTTGGGTGGGAATATGTGTGTTTGCCTATTTTGTTCAAACCCAAGCACAATTTTACCTAGTAGCGGCCTCGGTTGGAATGGTGATGGGAGGGATTCAATCCTTATCGCGTTCTACCTATTCTAAATTAATACCAGAGGGAACAACGGATACGACTTCCTTCTTTAGTTTTTATGATGTTTTGGAGAAAGTTGCCATCATTGTTGGAACCTTCAGTTTTGGTTTTATAGAGCAAATAACGGGGAGCATGCGAATCAGTGTTTTGGTATTAGCACTTTTTTTTATACTTAGTTTGCTGATTCTAACGAGAGTCAAGATGAAAAGTTAA
- a CDS encoding RimK family alpha-L-glutamate ligase encodes MDIAILSRGPQLYSTQSLYRAGRARGHNMYVIDHTLCNLVIEAGQPQIYYEGRPIRTFDAVIPRIGASVTEQGAAVISQFELMNVFTAVRSNALRLSRDKLRCLQELLRQNLDTPKTAALGLNMNLWPAINAIGGFPVVIKLLEGTHGIGVILCETIQQAESTVEAFQRLKERVILQEFIHEAEGADIRAFIVAGEVVAVMKRQAKEGEFRSNLHRGASAVTDHLTPIETNIVCRAAKAMGLSVAGVDLLRSNRGPLIMEVNASPGLEGIETVTGINVAAKIMALIEQKVKERKRAQARLR; translated from the coding sequence ATGGATATTGCGATATTATCCCGAGGGCCACAGTTGTATTCTACCCAAAGTTTATACCGGGCAGGAAGAGCCAGAGGCCACAATATGTATGTCATTGACCATACCCTTTGCAACTTAGTCATTGAGGCAGGTCAACCACAAATTTATTACGAAGGGCGCCCCATTCGAACCTTTGATGCCGTTATTCCACGCATAGGCGCTTCTGTGACCGAACAGGGTGCTGCGGTGATTTCCCAGTTCGAATTAATGAATGTTTTTACAGCAGTCAGATCCAATGCGCTCCGCTTAAGTCGGGATAAATTGCGCTGCCTCCAGGAGTTGCTCAGGCAAAACCTGGATACCCCTAAGACGGCAGCATTAGGTCTGAATATGAACCTTTGGCCAGCTATAAATGCTATTGGCGGCTTTCCGGTGGTGATTAAATTGCTGGAGGGAACACATGGCATTGGCGTCATCCTTTGTGAAACCATTCAACAAGCCGAATCAACCGTGGAGGCCTTTCAACGCTTGAAAGAACGCGTGATCTTACAGGAATTCATCCACGAAGCAGAAGGGGCTGATATCAGGGCCTTCATCGTGGCCGGAGAAGTAGTGGCCGTTATGAAAAGACAAGCCAAAGAAGGAGAATTTCGTTCCAACCTCCATCGTGGCGCTAGTGCCGTAACAGATCACCTTACGCCCATCGAGACCAATATCGTTTGCCGAGCCGCCAAAGCCATGGGGCTTAGTGTTGCCGGAGTCGACCTACTCCGTTCCAACCGGGGCCCACTCATCATGGAAGTCAATGCGTCCCCAGGCCTGGAAGGGATCGAAACTGTCACAGGTATTAATGTCGCCGCTAAAATCATGGCCCTTATCGAACAAAAAGTAAAGGAAAGAAAAAGAGCCCAGGCGAGGTTAAGGTAG
- the bshB1 gene encoding bacillithiol biosynthesis deacetylase BshB1 has translation MKIDILAIGVHPDDVELACSGTLLKHIKEGKKVGLLDLTRGELGTRGTAEIRDQEAADAAKKMGALFRKNLGMADGLFQYTPDNIKAIIRIIRMHQPEIVLANALSDRHPDHGRAAKLTADACFYAGLAKIETFDDAQQAQERWRPSAVYHYVQDYNRVPDFVVDISAFMEQKMELVKTFRSQFHVPDAKEYEQEMSSPISGEDFMAFLVAKARTYGRPSGFEFGEGFNVSRTIGVESLFDLR, from the coding sequence ATGAAAATTGATATCCTTGCCATAGGTGTCCATCCTGATGATGTAGAATTAGCTTGTTCTGGCACCCTACTAAAACATATTAAAGAAGGAAAAAAAGTTGGCCTCTTAGACCTAACCAGAGGAGAACTGGGGACGAGGGGAACAGCTGAAATCCGTGACCAGGAAGCGGCTGATGCTGCCAAAAAAATGGGCGCCTTATTTCGCAAAAACCTGGGAATGGCAGATGGCCTCTTCCAATATACACCCGACAATATCAAGGCGATTATTCGCATTATTCGAATGCATCAACCAGAAATCGTCCTGGCCAACGCACTCAGCGACCGCCACCCCGATCATGGCCGTGCTGCCAAATTGACGGCTGATGCCTGTTTTTATGCAGGATTAGCTAAAATTGAAACCTTTGATGATGCGCAGCAAGCACAGGAACGCTGGCGCCCCTCAGCTGTTTATCATTATGTGCAGGATTACAATCGGGTTCCAGATTTTGTGGTGGATATCAGCGCTTTTATGGAGCAAAAAATGGAATTAGTGAAGACTTTTCGCTCTCAATTTCATGTACCTGATGCCAAGGAATATGAGCAAGAAATGAGCTCTCCTATCTCCGGGGAAGATTTCATGGCTTTTTTGGTTGCCAAGGCTCGTACCTACGGCCGCCCCTCTGGCTTTGAATTTGGAGAAGGCTTTAATGTGAGCCGGACGATAGGGGTGGAGAGTTTGTTCGATTTGAGGTGA
- a CDS encoding DUF4240 domain-containing protein: MTVHKKIKLKDLDEKFIQGLKDEFKDEEIELEIRVNISHGEYSEEQMDEDLFWKIIGKFDWEKEGDDQAVMEPAITFLSHCSINSIKIFHNILSEKLYMLDGEQFARNTGSNAYTKDGHFSVDLFLYARCCVIANGREYYEYILQHPEEMPKDLTFEAILNLPAIAFELKTGFEMEHVPSHNYETFFNSLGWNKTTPRII, from the coding sequence ATGACTGTACATAAAAAAATTAAATTAAAGGATTTAGATGAAAAATTTATCCAGGGCCTGAAGGATGAATTTAAGGATGAAGAAATTGAGTTGGAAATTAGAGTTAATATAAGTCATGGAGAATATTCAGAAGAACAAATGGACGAAGATTTGTTTTGGAAGATTATCGGCAAGTTTGATTGGGAAAAAGAAGGAGATGATCAGGCAGTCATGGAACCTGCCATTACTTTTTTGAGTCATTGCTCGATCAATAGTATAAAGATTTTCCATAATATACTTTCAGAAAAATTGTATATGCTGGATGGAGAACAATTTGCGCGAAATACTGGATCAAACGCTTACACTAAGGATGGACATTTCTCTGTAGACCTTTTTCTATATGCCCGTTGCTGCGTAATAGCTAATGGACGAGAGTATTACGAATATATTCTTCAACATCCAGAAGAAATGCCCAAGGATCTTACTTTTGAAGCTATTTTAAACCTTCCAGCCATAGCGTTTGAATTGAAAACGGGTTTTGAAATGGAACATGTACCATCTCACAATTATGAAACTTTTTTCAACTCACTAGGTTGGAATAAAACGACTCCACGAATCATCTAG
- a CDS encoding right-handed parallel beta-helix repeat-containing protein — protein sequence MKKDHLFVLLMAVLACFSACEQEVSFVTDGRIDLRFSLDTLRFDTVFTDRGSATRYFKIINPSDQAVKVGKITLENGTNSFFRMNVDGNPGDEIAETIIWGNDSVYVFVEVTIDPDLPESISPFVIEDKVLIQSGNNIQKVNLEAWGQNANYFPSRFNKGVPVVLTCEEKVVWDDPKPYVIFGEIFIDSCLLEIAAGARIHLHGGIAQNDQFGVFNDGFIYVLQDGKLQVKGTPEAPVMIQGDRLETSFLDEAGQWYGIIIGRGSSGSTIENATIRNSIFGVYVDSTGEVTLDKVQIYNTASSGIVGYHSKITATNTLVYNNGADAVQLILGGDYKMDHCTVASYGIDASALAASNFFCYDATCSSNASYRLNAEFRNCIFFGSQRDEITFDDGFDGAQAGMFNVNFENCIVRVDDLLEADKGAYSNFFADRCEPCINAERTDVLFVDANADDYHLDTLSIAINAGISIPGISKDIANNDRDTQPDIGCYEYQQ from the coding sequence ATGAAGAAAGACCATTTATTTGTATTGCTTATGGCCGTTTTGGCTTGTTTTAGTGCTTGCGAACAAGAAGTATCCTTCGTAACAGATGGGCGTATTGACCTTCGTTTTTCATTGGACACCCTTCGTTTTGATACGGTATTTACGGATCGAGGCTCCGCTACACGTTATTTCAAAATCATTAACCCTAGTGACCAGGCTGTTAAAGTCGGGAAAATCACGCTGGAAAATGGAACAAACTCTTTTTTCAGAATGAATGTAGATGGAAATCCAGGGGACGAAATAGCGGAAACGATTATTTGGGGTAATGATAGTGTTTATGTCTTCGTGGAGGTCACCATTGACCCCGATTTACCGGAATCAATCAGTCCATTTGTGATAGAAGACAAAGTCCTTATTCAATCTGGAAACAATATCCAAAAGGTGAACCTGGAAGCTTGGGGTCAAAATGCCAATTACTTTCCCAGCCGATTCAACAAAGGTGTACCAGTGGTGCTAACCTGTGAGGAAAAGGTGGTATGGGACGATCCCAAACCTTACGTGATTTTCGGCGAAATTTTTATTGATAGTTGTTTGCTTGAAATTGCCGCAGGTGCCCGTATCCACCTTCATGGGGGGATTGCCCAAAACGATCAATTTGGTGTTTTCAACGATGGTTTCATTTATGTCTTACAAGATGGGAAATTGCAGGTAAAAGGTACCCCTGAAGCACCCGTGATGATTCAAGGCGATCGCCTCGAAACCTCTTTTCTGGATGAGGCAGGGCAATGGTATGGCATTATTATTGGCCGTGGAAGCAGCGGAAGTACCATTGAAAATGCCACTATTCGCAATTCCATTTTTGGTGTTTATGTGGATTCGACAGGCGAAGTGACCCTAGATAAAGTGCAGATTTACAATACCGCTAGCAGTGGCATCGTTGGTTATCATAGCAAAATCACAGCCACCAATACGCTCGTTTATAATAATGGTGCAGATGCCGTTCAGTTGATTCTTGGTGGCGATTACAAAATGGATCATTGTACCGTAGCCAGTTATGGTATCGATGCTTCCGCCTTAGCTGCCAGCAATTTCTTCTGCTACGACGCCACCTGCTCCAGCAATGCCTCCTACCGATTGAATGCCGAATTCCGGAATTGCATTTTCTTTGGTTCTCAACGCGATGAAATTACCTTTGATGATGGTTTTGACGGGGCCCAAGCAGGTATGTTTAATGTCAATTTCGAGAACTGTATTGTCAGGGTAGATGATTTGCTCGAAGCGGATAAAGGGGCCTACTCCAACTTCTTTGCTGATCGGTGCGAACCTTGTATTAATGCTGAACGCACCGATGTTCTATTTGTCGATGCTAATGCTGACGATTATCACCTGGATACCCTTTCTATTGCGATTAATGCAGGAATAAGTATTCCTGGCATCAGCAAAGATATAGCCAATAATGACCGGGATACACAACCTGATATTGGGTGTTATGAATATCAACAGTAG